From Fundidesulfovibrio soli, one genomic window encodes:
- a CDS encoding ABC transporter substrate-binding protein, with the protein MKRFLVLSLAAAMLFAASAALAQTKVISITQIVEHPALDNARKGFMDGLKEAGVDAKFNVHIAQGNSATNVQIAGQMLDEKPNLVLAIATPGAQVCAQKIKDIPVLFTAVSDPVGAGLVKSMQAPGGNLTGMTDMPPVDKQIELIKTILPKTATVGIVYNAGEANSVSQVNAVKAAAAPLNIKIVEATVANSGGVYQAAKSLVGKCDAVYIPLDNTVVSAFESLVKVCDENKLPLFSSDNESVGKGAIAALAVDYYAMGKQTAAMGKKILDGAKPADLPVESLKNLDIHLNLKAAKAQGVTIPEAVVAKAVKKFE; encoded by the coding sequence ATGAAACGCTTCCTCGTCCTCTCTCTGGCCGCCGCGATGCTGTTCGCGGCAAGCGCCGCCCTGGCCCAGACCAAGGTGATCTCCATCACCCAGATCGTCGAGCACCCCGCCCTGGACAACGCGCGCAAGGGCTTCATGGACGGCCTGAAAGAGGCGGGCGTGGACGCCAAGTTCAACGTGCACATCGCACAGGGCAACTCCGCCACCAACGTGCAGATCGCCGGCCAGATGCTCGACGAGAAGCCCAACCTGGTGCTGGCCATCGCCACCCCGGGCGCGCAGGTCTGCGCCCAGAAGATCAAGGACATCCCCGTGCTGTTCACCGCCGTGTCCGACCCCGTGGGCGCGGGCCTGGTCAAGAGCATGCAGGCTCCCGGCGGCAACTTGACCGGCATGACCGACATGCCCCCCGTGGACAAGCAGATCGAGCTCATCAAGACCATCCTGCCCAAGACCGCCACCGTCGGCATCGTCTACAACGCGGGCGAAGCCAACTCCGTGAGCCAGGTCAACGCCGTGAAGGCCGCCGCCGCGCCCCTGAACATCAAGATCGTGGAGGCCACCGTGGCCAACTCCGGCGGCGTGTACCAGGCCGCCAAGAGCCTGGTGGGCAAGTGCGACGCCGTTTACATCCCGCTGGACAACACCGTGGTCTCGGCCTTCGAGTCCCTGGTGAAGGTCTGCGACGAGAACAAGCTGCCCCTGTTCAGCTCCGACAACGAGTCCGTGGGCAAGGGCGCCATCGCGGCCCTGGCCGTGGACTACTACGCCATGGGCAAGCAGACCGCCGCCATGGGCAAGAAGATCCTGGACGGCGCCAAGCCCGCCGACCTGCCCGTGGAGAGCCTGAAGAACCTGGACATCCACCTGAACCTGAAGGCCGCCAAGGCCCAGGGCGTGACCATCCCCGAAGCGGTGGTGGCCAAGGCCGTGAAGAAGTTCGAGTAG
- a CDS encoding ABC transporter ATP-binding protein, producing MLTLKNITKRFHKGSVNEVLALNDVNLDIRQGDFIAVIGSNGAGKSTTLNCIAGGFFPDQGTITLEGSDITAWPEYKRARFIGRVFQDPLMGSAASLTIEENMALADRRGKPRGLSLGVKSKDRARYRELLSQIGLGLEDRLKDKVGLLSGGQRQSLTMIMATMVRPEILLLDEHTAALDPKTAAQVLELTQRIVDTHKLTTLMVTHNMNHALRQGNRLIMMHQGSVFLDIEGEQKERFSVEDLLERFYTLKGEEFSSDKMLLV from the coding sequence ATGCTTACCCTCAAGAACATCACCAAGCGCTTCCACAAGGGCAGCGTCAACGAGGTGCTGGCCCTGAACGACGTCAACCTGGACATCCGCCAGGGCGACTTCATCGCGGTCATCGGCTCCAACGGCGCGGGCAAGTCCACCACGCTCAACTGCATCGCGGGCGGCTTCTTCCCGGACCAGGGCACCATCACCCTCGAAGGCTCGGACATCACCGCCTGGCCCGAATACAAGCGCGCCCGCTTCATCGGCCGCGTCTTCCAGGACCCGCTCATGGGCTCCGCCGCCTCCCTGACCATCGAGGAGAACATGGCCCTGGCCGACCGTCGCGGCAAGCCGCGCGGGCTCTCGCTCGGCGTCAAAAGCAAGGACCGCGCCCGCTACCGGGAGCTGCTCTCCCAGATCGGGCTGGGCCTCGAAGACCGCCTCAAGGACAAGGTGGGCCTGCTCTCCGGCGGGCAGCGCCAGTCCCTGACCATGATCATGGCCACCATGGTGCGCCCCGAAATCCTGCTGCTGGACGAGCACACCGCCGCCCTGGACCCCAAGACCGCGGCCCAGGTGCTGGAGCTGACCCAGCGCATCGTCGATACCCACAAGCTGACCACCCTTATGGTCACCCACAACATGAACCACGCCCTGCGCCAGGGCAACCGGCTGATCATGATGCACCAGGGCAGCGTCTTCCTGGACATCGAAGGTGAGCAGAAGGAGCGGTTCAGCGTGGAGGACCTTCTGGAACGCTTCTACACCCTGAAAGGAGAGGAATTCTCGTCGGACAAGATGTTGCTGGTGTAG
- a CDS encoding ABC transporter permease: protein MSFYAFIGALEQGLVYGLMVLGVYLTFRILDFPDLTVDGSLPLGAAVSSVCIGAGMDPYLSLLPATLAGFCAGAVTGLLNTRLKILHLLASILTMIALYSINIRIMGRPNFTLLGKTTVLDSLTAFGLPSSLAGTCLFAAFTVCAALALIWFTRTELGQAMLATGDNPRMITALGVNTGNMIVLGVGLSNALVALCGALVAQNQGAADVNMGVGTIVAGLASVIIGETLLGQGRISRMIIAAVLGSVAYRLAIALALGVKLGEFSFSPSDLNLITAFIVVTALTAPRLKRKMAR from the coding sequence ATGTCATTTTACGCTTTCATCGGCGCGCTCGAACAGGGCCTCGTCTACGGGCTGATGGTGCTCGGGGTGTATCTCACCTTTCGCATCCTCGACTTTCCCGACCTCACCGTGGACGGCTCCCTGCCGCTTGGCGCGGCGGTCTCCTCCGTGTGCATCGGCGCGGGCATGGACCCCTACCTCTCCCTGCTGCCCGCCACCCTGGCCGGATTCTGCGCCGGGGCCGTCACCGGGCTTCTGAACACGCGGCTCAAGATCCTGCACCTGCTGGCCAGCATCCTGACCATGATCGCGCTCTACTCCATCAACATCCGCATCATGGGCCGCCCCAACTTCACCCTGCTGGGCAAGACCACGGTGCTCGACTCCCTGACGGCCTTCGGCCTGCCCTCCTCCCTGGCCGGGACCTGCCTGTTCGCGGCCTTCACGGTCTGCGCGGCCCTGGCGCTCATCTGGTTCACCCGCACGGAGTTGGGCCAGGCCATGCTGGCCACCGGCGACAACCCGCGCATGATCACCGCCCTGGGCGTGAACACCGGCAACATGATCGTGCTGGGCGTGGGCCTCTCCAACGCACTGGTCGCCCTGTGCGGGGCCCTTGTGGCCCAGAACCAGGGCGCGGCGGACGTGAACATGGGCGTGGGCACCATCGTGGCCGGGCTGGCCTCGGTGATCATCGGCGAGACCCTGCTCGGCCAGGGGCGCATCTCCAGGATGATCATCGCGGCGGTGCTCGGCTCCGTGGCCTACAGGCTGGCCATCGCCCTGGCGCTCGGGGTCAAGCTGGGCGAGTTCTCCTTCTCCCCCAGCGACCTGAACCTGATCACCGCCTTCATCGTGGTGACCGCGCTCACCGCGCCCAGGCTCAAAAGGAAGATGGCCCGCTGA
- the proC gene encoding pyrroline-5-carboxylate reductase — MNAAISFIGTGNMGAALIKGLSGMDGVSLLGFDLDREKLNALCAQCALQAVDTIHGAVEKAGYVLMCVKPQQMKAVLAQVHPALTADKCLISIAAGITRERLSEWIGHACPVVRVMPNTPALVGAGVSAVCLDDPHLTQEQKDVVQKIFASVGSVHVLEEKLFDSFTAVAGSGPAYVYYFMEALIEAALAAGLPRPMATSIVGELIGGSLKLANESMTHVSVLREMVTSPGGTTIAALAHMDRMAMRAAIIDAVEAARRRGQELGAS, encoded by the coding sequence ATGAACGCCGCCATCTCCTTCATCGGCACCGGCAACATGGGCGCGGCCCTCATCAAAGGGCTCTCGGGCATGGACGGCGTGAGCCTCCTCGGCTTCGACCTGGACCGCGAGAAGCTGAACGCCCTGTGCGCGCAGTGCGCTCTCCAGGCCGTGGACACCATCCACGGCGCCGTGGAAAAGGCCGGGTACGTGCTCATGTGCGTGAAGCCCCAGCAGATGAAGGCGGTGCTGGCTCAAGTCCATCCCGCGCTCACCGCGGACAAGTGCCTTATCTCCATTGCCGCCGGGATCACCCGCGAGCGGCTCTCGGAGTGGATCGGGCACGCCTGCCCCGTGGTGCGCGTGATGCCCAACACCCCCGCCCTGGTGGGCGCGGGCGTTTCCGCCGTGTGCCTGGACGACCCGCACCTCACGCAGGAGCAGAAGGACGTCGTGCAGAAGATCTTCGCCTCCGTGGGCAGCGTCCACGTGCTGGAGGAGAAGCTGTTCGACTCGTTCACCGCCGTGGCGGGCAGCGGTCCGGCATACGTCTACTACTTCATGGAGGCCCTCATCGAGGCGGCCCTGGCCGCCGGGCTGCCCAGGCCCATGGCCACGAGCATCGTGGGCGAACTCATCGGCGGCTCGCTCAAGCTGGCCAACGAGAGCATGACCCACGTGAGCGTGCTGCGCGAGATGGTCACCTCCCCCGGGGGCACCACCATCGCCGCGCTGGCCCACATGGACCGCATGGCCATGCGCGCCGCCATCATCGACGCCGTGGAGGCGGCGAGGCGGCGCGGGCAGGAGCTGGGAGCCTCCTAG
- a CDS encoding cold-shock protein: MVLEGTVKWFSDKKGYGFITGEGQEDIFVHYSSIQGDGFRTLREGEKVLYEMVTGERGMKATNVVRPA, encoded by the coding sequence ATGGTACTCGAGGGCACGGTCAAGTGGTTTAGCGATAAAAAGGGTTACGGATTCATCACGGGCGAAGGGCAGGAGGACATCTTCGTCCATTACTCCTCCATCCAGGGTGATGGCTTCCGCACCCTGCGCGAGGGCGAGAAGGTTCTCTACGAGATGGTCACCGGCGAACGCGGCATGAAAGCCACCAACGTGGTTCGTCCCGCCTGA
- the cbiB gene encoding adenosylcobinamide-phosphate synthase CbiB gives MLDAGGAARAYPAAMDAHFLVPLAAVALDAALGDPHRWPHPVRLIGAALDALERPVRTIPAQLHQVYGAFAALLLSLGAYTCVYALGLLPGVGWAVSLYFAYAGLALGQLLREARAAARLIEAGRDEAARKALGMLVSRDTSGLDREAQWRTLAETVSENFCDAFVAPFFYLCLGGAPLLWLYKTISTMDSMWGYKTPRFKYLGWAGARADDLLAWLPARLSAWALIVAAPLLGLPTAGARANVRTDAARMASPNAGWPMSAAAWLCGASMGGRAVYFGREVEKPLLGPEECAWGADSFKTLMNLIIIASITLCLAASVLLLGLEVVFS, from the coding sequence GTGCTTGACGCGGGCGGGGCCGCGCGGGCATACCCCGCAGCCATGGACGCCCACTTCTTAGTGCCCCTGGCTGCCGTCGCGCTGGACGCCGCCCTGGGCGACCCCCACCGCTGGCCCCACCCCGTGCGCCTCATCGGCGCGGCGCTCGACGCGCTGGAGCGCCCTGTACGCACCATCCCCGCCCAGTTGCACCAGGTATACGGGGCCTTCGCGGCCCTTCTGCTGAGCCTCGGGGCCTACACCTGCGTCTACGCCCTGGGGCTGCTCCCGGGTGTCGGCTGGGCGGTCTCCCTCTATTTTGCCTACGCCGGTCTGGCCTTGGGGCAGTTGCTGCGCGAGGCCAGGGCGGCCGCGCGGCTCATCGAGGCCGGGCGGGACGAGGCAGCAAGGAAGGCGCTGGGCATGCTCGTCAGCCGCGACACCTCCGGCCTGGACCGCGAGGCCCAGTGGCGCACGCTGGCCGAGACCGTGAGCGAGAACTTCTGCGACGCGTTCGTGGCCCCGTTCTTCTATCTGTGCCTCGGGGGCGCGCCGCTGTTGTGGCTTTACAAGACCATCTCCACCATGGACTCCATGTGGGGCTACAAGACGCCGCGCTTCAAATACCTCGGCTGGGCAGGAGCCCGCGCCGACGACCTGCTGGCCTGGCTCCCAGCGCGTCTTTCGGCCTGGGCGCTCATCGTCGCGGCTCCGCTGCTGGGCCTGCCCACCGCCGGCGCCAGGGCCAACGTGCGGACCGACGCGGCCCGAATGGCCAGCCCCAACGCGGGCTGGCCCATGAGCGCGGCTGCCTGGCTGTGCGGGGCCTCCATGGGTGGGCGGGCGGTCTACTTCGGGCGGGAGGTGGAGAAACCGTTGCTTGGGCCTGAGGAGTGCGCTTGGGGGGCGGATTCCTTCAAAACGCTCATGAATCTGATCATCATCGCTTCAATAACGCTGTGCTTGGCCGCAAGCGTACTGTTACTGGGCTTGGAAGTGGTATTTTCGTGA
- the ndk gene encoding nucleoside-diphosphate kinase — protein sequence MELTLCLIKPDAVRRDLVGSILYMIEKADLKIVAMKMLKLDLPLAQGFYHVHKERPFFGELTEYMASGPIVAVVLAGNNAIKRYRELMGATDPAQAVDGTIRKVHALSKQENSVHGSDAPETAAFEIGYFFNATELVG from the coding sequence ATGGAACTCACGCTCTGCCTCATCAAGCCCGACGCTGTCCGCCGCGATCTCGTGGGCAGCATCCTCTACATGATCGAGAAAGCCGATCTCAAGATCGTGGCCATGAAGATGCTCAAGCTGGACCTGCCTCTTGCCCAGGGTTTCTACCATGTGCACAAGGAGCGCCCCTTCTTCGGCGAGCTGACCGAGTACATGGCCTCCGGCCCCATCGTGGCCGTGGTCCTGGCCGGCAACAACGCCATCAAGCGCTACCGCGAGCTCATGGGCGCCACCGACCCCGCCCAGGCCGTCGACGGCACCATCCGCAAGGTGCACGCCCTCTCCAAGCAGGAGAACTCGGTGCACGGCTCCGACGCCCCCGAAACCGCCGCCTTCGAGATCGGCTACTTCTTCAACGCCACCGAGCTGGTGGGATAG